One part of the Rutidosis leptorrhynchoides isolate AG116_Rl617_1_P2 chromosome 1, CSIRO_AGI_Rlap_v1, whole genome shotgun sequence genome encodes these proteins:
- the LOC139866402 gene encoding homogentisate solanesyltransferase, chloroplastic-like has translation MELSVSSSSSPLKQLHTHTSSSSSHYIKKYPFFVNKFNNHTKCEFYNTSSLKTNIIYTTITKTSSSRLVLNKVPNQFSIKACSQVGSAGSDPALNKVADFKDAFWRFLRPHTIRGTALGSVSLVTRALLENPNLIRWSLLLKAFSGLVALICGNGYIVGINQIYDIGIDKVNKPYLPIAAGDLSVQSAWFLVLAFAIVGVIIVAMNFGPFITSLYTFGLFLGTIYSVPPFRMKRFPVVAFLIIATVRGFLLNFGVYYAVRAALGLTFQWSSPVAFITTFVTLFALVIAITKDLPDVEGDRKFQISTFATKLGVRNIALLGSGLLLINYIGSIVAALYMPQAFRSSLMIPLHTILASCLIYQAWILERANYTQEAIAGYYRFVWNLFYSEYIIFPFI, from the exons ATGGAGTTATCAGTCTCATCTTCTTCTTCACCCCTAAAACAACTTCATACTCAtacttcatcatcttcttcacattACATCAAAAAATATCCTTTTTTTGTTAATAAATTCAATAATCACACCAAATGCGAATTCTATAATACTTCTTCTCTGAAAACCAATATCATCTACACTACCATAACAAAAACCTCATCATCAAGACTCGTTTTAAACAAAGTCCCGAACCAATTTTCCATCAAG GCTTGCAGTCAAGTTGGTTCTGCTGGATCCGATCCCGCATTGAATAAAGTTGCAGACTTTAAAGATGCATTTTGGAGGTTTCTAAGACCCCATACTATTCGTGGGACCGCATTAGGATCAGT GTCTTTAGTAACGAGAGCTCTGCTTGAAAACCCGAACTTGATTCGGTGGTCACTTTTGCTCAAAGCGTTTTCAGGTCTTGTTGCTTTGATATGTGGAAATGGCTATATCGTTGGCATCAATCAAATCTACGATATTGGTATTGATAA GGTGAATAAACCGTATCTACCTATTGCTGCTGGAGATCTATCTGTCCAGTCAGCATGGTTTTTGGTGTTAGCATTTGCAATCGTAGGAGTTATTATCGTTGCGATGAACTTTGGCCCGTTCATTACCTCTCTTTATACTTTTGGTCTTTTCTTGGGCACCATTTATTCCGTTCCACCGTTTCGAATGAAGCGATTTCCTGTTGTCGCGTTTCTTATCATCGCAACG GTGAGAGGTTTTCTTCTAAATTTTGGTGTATATTATGCGGTTAGAGCAGCTCTGGGACTAACATTCCAATGGAG cTCACCGGTGGCTTTTATCACAACGTTCGTTACATTATTTGCTTTAGTCATTGCCATCACTAAAGATCTTCCTGATGTAGAGGGTGACCGAAA GTTTCAAATTTCTACATTTGCAACAAAACTTGGAGTAAGAAACATTGCATTATTAGGGTCAGGGCTTTTGCTGATCAATTATATTGGTTCCATTGTTGCAGCGCTTTACATGCCTCAG GCTTTTAGGAGCAGCTTGATGATACCATTACATACCATTTTAGCTTCATGTTTGATTTACCAG GCATGGATACTTGAGCGTGCAAATTACACCCAG GAGGCGATAGCAGGGTACTATCGATTTGTATGGAACCTGTTTTATTCGGAGTACATCATATTTCCTTTCATCTGA
- the LOC139866413 gene encoding F-box/LRR-repeat protein 12-like — MGGDSSLGQLQPDYDTWYSIYQKINSTTDQNFFGLTCVTFRHIQNSSCKSLKLRCRNFHSIIDSSTIHKLLNRHTQLETLTLGCHDCDSCEHVTYSCLTPLQKYGSTLHSLYLDRCVKITDIELIFIASACRLLSVISLSFTSVSDPGLKILSKSCKFLKDVNLVHCESITDNGVFFLNQNCRQLRSLRVSCCRNITGVGFKNCSPTLACLDAYECNLDSRAVSRIVSGGDLECLNIGVNPPPINYERPLVVFKPDCLTFASKLKYLNVSSCSFADDDVIVKISRGCPLLQEWNLTDCNTIGITGWESIGLYCQNLETIHVGFCVKLCDRGLLCIVDGCKRLSVIYIEKSRNLLEGIGLFRLQREDVEIKPRLSWKHASIWAFKAFKKFEERGH, encoded by the coding sequence ATGGGTGGAGATTCAAGTCTAGGGCAACTTCAACCCGATTATGACACGTGGTACTCTATTTATCAAAAAATAAACTCAACTACTGATCAAAATTTTTTCGGCCTAACTTGTGTTACATTTCGTCATATTCAAAATTCAAGTTGTAAAAGCTTGAAACTCCGATGCAGAAATTTTCACTCTATCATTGATTCCTCTACTATTCATAAATTGCTTAACCGGCATACGCAATTAGAGACATTGACTCTTGGCTGTCATGATTGCGATTCTTGCGAACATGTCACATATTCATGTTTAACACCATTGCAAAAGTATGGCTCTACATTGCACTCTCTTTATCTTGATCGGTGCGTTAAAATCACCGACATCGAACTTATATTTATTGCTTCTGCTTGTCGGTTGTTGTCTGTTATCAGTCTTAGTTTTACATCTGTTAGTGATCCTGGTTTGAAAATCTTATCAAAATCATGCAAATTTTTAAAAGATGTTAATCTTGTTCACTGCGAGAGTATTACTGACAATGGAGTATTTTTTCTTAACCAAAACTGTCGTCAACTCAGATCACTCAGAGTAAGTTGTTGTCGTAATATCACTGGCGTAGGGTTTAAAAACTGTTCTCCAACTCTTGCTTGTTTAGATGCTTATGAATGCAACTTGGATTCTAGGGCTGTTAGTCGAATTGTAAGTGGAGGTGATCTCGAGTGTCTAAATATTGGCGTTAATCCTCCTCCTATTAATTATGAACGCCCTTTGGTTGTGTTTAAACCTGATTGTTTAACATTTGCTTCAAAACTTAAATATCTTAACGTTTCTAGCTGCTCTTTTGCTGATGATGATGTTATAGTTAAAATCTCACGAGGTTGTCCTTTGTTACAAGAGTGGAACTTAACAGATTGTAACACGATTGGGATAACGGGTTGGGAGTCTATTGGATTATATTGTCAAAATTTGGAGACAATTCATGTTGGATTTTGTGTGAAACTTTGTGATAGAGGATTGTTGTGTATAGTTGATGGCTGCAAACGTTTGTCTGTGATATACATTGAGAAAAGCAGGAACCTTCTAGAAGGAATCGGTTTGTTTAGATTGCAAAGAGAGGATGTTGAGATCAAACCTCGATTATCATGGAAGCATGCCTCAATTTGGGCATTTAAAGCTTTTAAAAAGTTTGAAGAAAGAGGACATTGA
- the LOC139866419 gene encoding uncharacterized protein isoform X2: MVFGRDTAWLSFEKLKKSRALYMLIDALFFILHFMFFTSKMLYCREPRGFGFVQYLDPDDAAEAKYQMDGQILLGRELTVVFAEENRKKPSEMRARDRFRGRSYDRRGSSIRYSRSPSRGRSYRRSPSYYSPTPRRDRYYRSISPRDRRYRERSYSRTPYRSVSRSLSRSPVRSRSWSRSPEYD, from the exons ATGGTGTTTGGAAGAGATACAGCATGGTTATCATTCGAGAAACTAAAAAAGTCACGTGCTTTATATATGCTTATAGATGCTTTATTTTTTATACTCCATTTTATGTTTTTCACCTCTAAGATGTTGTATTGCAGAGAGCCACGGGGTTTTGGTTTCGTTCAGTATCTTGACCCGGATGATGCTGCTGAGGCCAAATATCAGATGGATGGTCAAATCCTACTTGGCAGAGAGTTGACAGTTGTGTTTGCAGAGGAAAATAGGAAGAAGCCTTCAGAAATGAGAGCTAGGGACCGTTTTAG GGGACGTTCATATGACCGTAGAGGATCTTCTATCCGTTATTCTCGTTCGCCTAGCCGGGGTAGATCATACCGTCGTAGTCCAAGTTATTATTCGCCTACCCCTAGGCGGGACCGCTACTATAG GTCCATCTCGCCTCGAGATCGAAGGTACAGAGAAAGGTCCTACTCTAGGACTCCGTATCGGTCTGTAAGTAGAAGTCTCAGTCGCAGCCCAGTTAGAAGCAGGAGTTGGAGCAGGAGTCCAGAATATGATTGA
- the LOC139866434 gene encoding histone-lysine N-methyltransferase ATXR4-like produces MLQLHRFNRVSRQFFPRILNPSFFSTTTTNGSKTSPAPSPPPIQVLLTESAGRGVFATRNIQPGELIHTAQPLISHPLLSSIHKVCYFCLKNIPKDSKFQTHDVLFCSEHCREQAKGFYQVEKEADWSAFVAHCQDMGLNYPFLAKRLACMVISGATSTNSLDILQPERLSDERISHMKNEVGLLRGALEDSGVTDEQLRFLTFEWYTGVLARIRINAFRIELAGGCYEDLHALAAALVESEAGVGNAVYILPSFYNHDCDPNTHIIWVENVEARLKALREIKAGEELRICYIDASMDRDARQDILSYGFGFDCHCPRCISDDCLD; encoded by the exons ATGTTACAGTTACATCGTTTCAACCGTGTTTCACGACAGTTTTTCCCGCGAATTTTAAACCCCTCTTTcttctccaccaccaccaccaatggCTCCAAAACAAGTCCGGCGCCGTCACCGCCTCCGATCCAAGTCCTGCTAACCGAATCAGCTGGTCGCGGAGTGTTTGCTACTCGCAATATACAACCTGGTGAACTCATTCACACTGCCCAACCCCTCATTTCACACCcacttctctcatcaattcataaaGTTTGTTACTTTTGTCTCAAGAATATTCCGAAAGATTCCAAATTCCAGACACATGATGTGTTGTTTTGTAGTGAACATTGCAGGGAACAGGCCAAG GGCTTTTATCAAGTTGAAAAGGAAGCTGATTGGTCAGCATTTGTTGCTCATTGCCA AGACATGGGCTTGAATTACCCATTTCTTGCCAAACGATTAGCCTGCATGGTAATATCAGGAGCAACTTCTACAAATAGTCTGGATATACTTCAACCTGAACGCTTGTCTGATGAAAGAatctcacat ATGAAAAATGAGGTTGGTTTGCTAAGAGGTGCTTTAGAAGATTCAGGCGTGACAGACGAACAACTGAGAT TTCTCACTTTTGAATGGTATACTGGGGTACTGGCCCGTATACGTATCAATGCCTTCCGTATTGAATTGGCTGGAGGCTGTTATGAAGACCTACATGCATTAGCAGCTGCATTGGTCGAATCAGAAGCTGGTGTAGGCAATGCCGTATATATACTTCCGTCTTTCTATAACCATGATTGTG ATCCAAATACACATATAATTTGGGTGGAAAACGTCGAAGCAAGATTGAAAGCTCTGAGAGAAATCAAAGCAG GTGAAGAACTACGAATATGTTACATCGACGCAAGCATGGACCGTGATGCTCGACAAGATATCTTATCATATGGGTTCGGTTTTGATTGTCACTGCCCTCGTTGTATATCAGATGATTGTCTCGATTAG
- the LOC139866419 gene encoding serine/arginine-rich SC35-like splicing factor SCL30A isoform X1: protein MRGRSYSYSPSPPRYRSRSYRSPSPKGWYRARARDLPTSLLVRNLSRGCRPEDLRGPFGEFGPLKDVYLPRDYYTGEPRGFGFVQYLDPDDAAEAKYQMDGQILLGRELTVVFAEENRKKPSEMRARDRFRGRSYDRRGSSIRYSRSPSRGRSYRRSPSYYSPTPRRDRYYRSISPRDRRYRERSYSRTPYRSVSRSLSRSPVRSRSWSRSPEYD from the exons ATGAGAGGCAGAAGTTACAGTTACAGTCCTTCACCCCCAAGATACCGAAGCAGAAGCTATCGTAGCCCTAGTCCGAAGGGTTGGTACAGGGCTCGTGCTAGAGATCTGCCTACTAGTCTTTTGGTTCGAAACCTCAGCCGTGGTTGTAG ACCAGAAGATCTCCGTGGACCATTTGGAGAATTTGGCCCCCTGAAGGATGTTTACTTACCTCGTGACTATTATACTGG AGAGCCACGGGGTTTTGGTTTCGTTCAGTATCTTGACCCGGATGATGCTGCTGAGGCCAAATATCAGATGGATGGTCAAATCCTACTTGGCAGAGAGTTGACAGTTGTGTTTGCAGAGGAAAATAGGAAGAAGCCTTCAGAAATGAGAGCTAGGGACCGTTTTAG GGGACGTTCATATGACCGTAGAGGATCTTCTATCCGTTATTCTCGTTCGCCTAGCCGGGGTAGATCATACCGTCGTAGTCCAAGTTATTATTCGCCTACCCCTAGGCGGGACCGCTACTATAG GTCCATCTCGCCTCGAGATCGAAGGTACAGAGAAAGGTCCTACTCTAGGACTCCGTATCGGTCTGTAAGTAGAAGTCTCAGTCGCAGCCCAGTTAGAAGCAGGAGTTGGAGCAGGAGTCCAGAATATGATTGA